A portion of the Eubacterium maltosivorans genome contains these proteins:
- the glpK gene encoding glycerol kinase GlpK, translating to MSKKYVLALDAGTTSSRAILFNHESEIVSVAQKEFTQIYPKPGWVEHDPMEIWATQSGVVSEAMAKVGATADDIAAIGITNQRETTVVWDRKTGEPVYNAIVWQCRRTASYADDFNAIPGFADYVQDNTGLILDPYFSSTKLLWILDHVEGVRERAEKGELAFGTIDTWLLWKLTEGRVHATDYSNASRTMLFNIKSLKWDEKLCSEFKCPMSLLPEVKPSSGVFGTTTLFGGEIPIAGIAGDQQAALFGQACFEPGMAKNTYGTGCFLLMNTGEKFVKSTNGLLTTIAWGLDGQVDYALEGSIFVAGAAIQWLRDELKIIDTSPDSEHFAKKVPDTNGVYMVPAFTGLGAPHWDAYARGAIVGLTRGANKCHLIRATLESLAYQTKDILDAMEKDSGVSLKSLKVDGGACNNDFLMQFQADILGVPVDRPSIVETTAMGASYLAGLAVDFWHGKEEVTDAWKIDRTFEPMMDSEVRAKLYKGWVKAVECAKGWEEAE from the coding sequence ATGTCTAAAAAGTATGTATTAGCACTGGATGCCGGAACCACAAGTTCAAGAGCGATTTTATTCAATCACGAAAGCGAAATTGTAAGCGTTGCACAGAAAGAATTTACTCAGATTTATCCAAAGCCAGGTTGGGTTGAACATGATCCGATGGAAATTTGGGCTACTCAGAGTGGTGTTGTAAGTGAAGCAATGGCGAAAGTTGGCGCAACCGCTGATGATATCGCTGCGATCGGTATTACAAACCAGCGTGAAACCACCGTTGTTTGGGATAGAAAAACAGGCGAACCTGTCTATAACGCAATTGTTTGGCAGTGCCGCCGTACCGCCAGCTATGCTGATGACTTTAATGCCATTCCTGGCTTCGCTGATTATGTTCAGGACAATACTGGTCTTATTCTTGACCCATACTTCTCTTCTACTAAATTATTATGGATCTTAGACCACGTTGAAGGCGTTCGTGAAAGAGCTGAAAAAGGCGAATTAGCATTTGGTACCATCGACACATGGCTGCTCTGGAAATTAACTGAAGGTAGAGTTCACGCAACAGATTACTCTAACGCTTCCAGAACCATGCTTTTCAATATCAAATCACTCAAATGGGATGAAAAATTATGTTCTGAATTCAAATGCCCAATGTCCTTATTACCAGAAGTTAAACCTTCCTCCGGTGTTTTCGGAACCACTACCTTATTCGGCGGCGAAATTCCAATTGCCGGTATCGCTGGTGACCAGCAGGCTGCTCTGTTTGGACAGGCTTGCTTCGAACCTGGTATGGCTAAAAACACCTACGGTACAGGCTGCTTCCTGTTAATGAACACAGGCGAAAAATTCGTTAAATCTACAAACGGCTTATTAACAACCATCGCATGGGGCCTTGACGGACAGGTTGACTATGCTCTTGAAGGTTCTATCTTCGTAGCTGGCGCTGCTATCCAGTGGCTGAGAGATGAATTAAAGATCATCGATACCTCCCCAGACTCCGAACATTTCGCTAAGAAAGTTCCAGATACAAATGGCGTATACATGGTACCTGCTTTCACTGGCTTGGGTGCTCCGCATTGGGATGCTTACGCTCGTGGCGCGATTGTTGGTTTAACCCGTGGCGCAAACAAATGCCACTTAATCCGTGCAACTCTTGAATCTTTAGCTTATCAGACAAAAGACATTCTGGATGCTATGGAAAAAGATTCCGGCGTATCTCTGAAATCTCTCAAAGTTGACGGCGGCGCATGTAACAATGATTTCTTAATGCAGTTCCAGGCTGACATCCTCGGTGTTCCAGTAGACAGACCGTCTATCGTTGAAACCACCGCTATGGGTGCTTCCTACTTAGCTGGTTTAGCTGTAGACTTCTGGCATGGTAAAGAAGAAGTTACCGACGCATGGAAGATCGACAGAACCTTCGAACCAATGATGGATTCCGAAGTTCGCGCTAAACTGTACAAAGGCTGGGTAAAAGCCGTAGAATGTGCAAAAGGATGGGAAGAAGCTGAATAA
- a CDS encoding glycerol-3-phosphate responsive antiterminator, with protein MSTRKCFLMFQANPIIAAVRNPKDIHDAIASDTQIIFLLGGNIYNLKKMVEYVNHAGKYAFVHLDLIKGYAQDNYFIKYLKEEITPTGIISTKNSLVARAKQEGLMTIQRLFLLDSSAMDVSINSAKKIRPDAVEILPGLVPKIIHSVKKELTVPIITGGFIETEEEVRSCIDAGAISASTSYKPLWDAFSSIKSEQKNREDDPLKPEGE; from the coding sequence ATGTCGACAAGAAAATGTTTTCTTATGTTTCAAGCGAATCCGATCATCGCCGCTGTCAGAAATCCTAAGGATATCCACGACGCCATCGCGTCGGACACACAGATTATTTTTTTACTTGGCGGGAATATCTACAACCTCAAAAAAATGGTTGAGTATGTGAACCATGCCGGTAAATATGCCTTTGTTCATCTTGATCTTATCAAAGGATATGCGCAGGATAATTATTTCATCAAATATCTAAAGGAAGAGATTACCCCAACTGGCATTATCTCGACGAAGAATTCTCTCGTCGCCCGCGCCAAGCAGGAAGGTCTGATGACTATACAGCGTTTGTTTTTATTGGACTCGTCCGCCATGGACGTTTCGATCAACTCGGCAAAAAAGATCCGGCCTGATGCCGTTGAGATTTTGCCCGGACTCGTTCCCAAGATTATCCACAGTGTAAAAAAGGAACTGACGGTTCCGATTATCACTGGCGGATTTATCGAGACAGAAGAAGAGGTTCGTTCTTGCATCGACGCTGGTGCGATCTCTGCCAGTACCTCATACAAGCCTTTATGGGACGCCTTTTCAAGCATAAAAAGTGAGCAAAAAAATAGAGAAGATGACCCCCTTAAACCTGAGGGAGAATAA
- a CDS encoding NAD(P)/FAD-dependent oxidoreductase, translating to MYDIAIIGAGIAGSYIARELSRFQLDVVLLDGENDVGNQITMANSAIVHAGFDAPSYKLKGKFNAPGNIMYEKVCADLDVPYKRTGSLVVAHTEHEMMKLHELYQNGLVNGVPDMRILFKDEVHEMEPNLNPDICGALYAGTAGLVSPFELCAKVAENAVDNGVTLKLNHLVTNIQNKNGSFLIKTTGEDIEAKIVVNAAGVYADDIYKMVGEPYFKLLARKGNYFIFDKEVGGLVNNVIFPCPTKNGKGILVAPTVHGNLLIGPDASPVEKGDISTTQDRLDYIKENALKNCPTLKNSFNKIIRSYAGTRNTPVADTYTTTDGDFIIEESPVKNFVNFAGYESPGLTSIPAAGWYVVEEIIIPMLERQGIDVKENENFNPKNRKHVYFNELSEEEKREQIAKDPKYGKVICRCETITEGEILDVIHRSAGATTVKSVKKRCRAGMGRCQGGFCSPRVVEILARELGCEMDDVMYDSKDKAYILCGKTKSNGEEA from the coding sequence ATGTATGATATCGCTATTATAGGCGCTGGTATTGCCGGTTCCTACATAGCCCGGGAGTTATCCCGCTTTCAGTTGGATGTGGTTCTGTTGGATGGAGAAAATGATGTGGGAAATCAGATCACCATGGCAAATTCAGCTATCGTTCATGCTGGTTTCGACGCACCTTCCTATAAATTAAAGGGTAAATTTAATGCACCTGGAAACATCATGTATGAAAAAGTATGTGCTGATCTGGATGTGCCGTACAAACGCACTGGTTCCCTGGTCGTTGCCCATACTGAACACGAAATGATGAAACTCCACGAACTCTATCAGAATGGTCTGGTTAATGGCGTTCCGGATATGCGTATCCTGTTCAAGGACGAAGTCCATGAAATGGAACCAAACTTGAATCCTGATATTTGCGGTGCTTTATACGCTGGTACTGCCGGCCTGGTTTCACCTTTCGAATTATGCGCCAAGGTTGCTGAAAATGCAGTTGACAATGGTGTTACACTTAAATTGAACCATCTGGTAACCAATATCCAGAATAAAAACGGTTCCTTCTTAATCAAGACCACCGGCGAAGACATCGAAGCCAAAATTGTTGTCAACGCTGCCGGCGTTTATGCTGATGACATCTATAAGATGGTTGGAGAGCCTTACTTCAAGCTTTTAGCGCGTAAGGGTAACTACTTCATCTTTGACAAAGAAGTTGGCGGGCTGGTTAACAACGTTATCTTCCCCTGCCCAACCAAAAACGGTAAAGGTATCCTCGTTGCCCCAACCGTACACGGCAACCTGTTAATCGGACCAGACGCCTCCCCTGTTGAAAAGGGTGATATCTCCACCACACAGGATAGGCTCGACTACATTAAGGAAAACGCATTGAAAAACTGCCCGACCTTAAAGAACAGCTTCAACAAAATTATCCGCTCTTACGCAGGAACAAGAAACACGCCTGTTGCGGATACCTACACTACCACTGACGGCGACTTCATCATCGAAGAATCTCCGGTTAAGAATTTCGTCAACTTTGCTGGTTACGAATCTCCGGGCCTGACCTCTATTCCGGCTGCCGGCTGGTATGTTGTTGAAGAAATCATTATCCCAATGCTCGAGCGCCAGGGCATCGACGTAAAGGAAAATGAAAACTTTAATCCTAAAAACAGAAAACACGTCTACTTCAACGAACTGTCTGAAGAAGAAAAACGTGAACAGATCGCTAAAGATCCTAAATACGGTAAGGTCATCTGCCGTTGCGAAACCATCACAGAAGGCGAAATCCTTGACGTTATTCACCGTAGCGCTGGTGCAACCACTGTTAAAAGTGTTAAAAAACGCTGCCGTGCCGGTATGGGACGCTGCCAGGGTGGTTTCTGTTCTCCAAGAGTTGTTGAAATCTTAGCGAGAGAACTGGGCTGTGAAATGGATGATGTTATGTACGACTCCAAAGACAAGGCATACATCCTGTGCGGAAAAACAAAATCTAACGGGGAGGAAGCATAA
- a CDS encoding NAD(P)/FAD-dependent oxidoreductase — protein MIYDVVILGGGPAGLAAAVEAKKDGAENVLILERDRELGGILNQCIHNGFGLHTFKEQLTGPEYAERYIDQVVELGIPYELNTMVLDMEDKGDTKIVHAINEEDGYTAIETKSVILTMGCRERTAGAIGIPGYRPAGVFTAGTAQRFINMEGYMAGKEVVILGSGDIGLIMARRMTLEGAHVQAVCELMPYSNGLVRNIVQCLDDYDIPLKLSHTITFIHGKDRIEGVTVMQVGDDRKPIPGTEEFIPCDTLLLSVGLIPENEISRNAGVDIDGRTSGPVVGELRETSMPGVFACGNVVHVHDLVDFVSEESVLAGKGAAKYIKGELSTETNFDTVNGEGISYVVPQHVSLANMDDALTFYMRVRNVYADSVVNAYINGEKIATKKARKFLPAEMVNFNIKKEVLEKYPNGKIEFIVEPKEAKK, from the coding sequence ATGATTTATGATGTAGTTATTTTAGGCGGCGGCCCTGCTGGCCTTGCTGCGGCTGTAGAAGCAAAAAAAGACGGTGCTGAAAATGTGCTGATTCTGGAACGTGACCGTGAACTCGGCGGTATCCTGAACCAGTGTATCCATAATGGATTCGGCTTACATACATTTAAAGAACAATTGACAGGTCCTGAATACGCAGAACGTTATATTGACCAGGTTGTTGAGCTGGGAATTCCCTATGAGCTAAACACCATGGTCCTCGACATGGAAGACAAAGGCGATACAAAAATCGTCCATGCCATCAACGAAGAAGACGGTTATACTGCCATTGAAACAAAATCCGTTATCCTGACCATGGGCTGCCGCGAACGTACTGCGGGTGCCATTGGTATCCCAGGCTACCGTCCCGCTGGCGTTTTCACCGCCGGTACCGCACAGCGCTTTATCAACATGGAAGGCTACATGGCTGGTAAGGAAGTTGTAATCTTGGGCTCCGGCGATATCGGACTTATCATGGCTCGTCGTATGACACTGGAAGGCGCTCACGTACAGGCTGTCTGTGAATTAATGCCTTACTCCAACGGTTTGGTTCGTAACATTGTACAGTGTCTGGATGACTATGATATTCCGCTTAAATTATCCCACACCATCACCTTTATCCACGGCAAGGACCGCATTGAAGGCGTTACTGTGATGCAGGTCGGTGATGACCGCAAACCAATTCCCGGAACAGAGGAATTCATTCCATGTGATACCCTGCTCTTATCCGTTGGTTTGATCCCTGAAAATGAAATCTCACGCAATGCAGGCGTTGATATTGATGGCCGTACCAGTGGTCCGGTTGTTGGTGAACTGCGTGAAACCAGCATGCCTGGCGTGTTTGCCTGCGGTAATGTTGTACATGTGCATGACCTGGTTGACTTTGTATCTGAAGAATCTGTACTGGCTGGTAAAGGCGCTGCCAAATATATCAAAGGTGAATTATCCACCGAAACAAACTTTGACACCGTCAACGGCGAAGGTATCTCCTATGTTGTACCACAGCACGTTTCTTTAGCGAACATGGACGATGCTCTTACCTTCTACATGCGCGTCCGCAATGTTTATGCCGACAGTGTTGTCAATGCTTATATAAACGGCGAAAAGATCGCTACCAAAAAAGCCAGAAAATTCCTGCCTGCTGAAATGGTAAACTTCAATATTAAAAAAGAAGTACTGGAAAAATACCCAAATGGTAAAATAGAATTTATTGTCGAACCGAAGGAGGCAAAAAAATGA
- a CDS encoding DUF1667 domain-containing protein, whose protein sequence is MKTNVTCISCPLGCQMVVEEKDGKYTVTGNTCKNGEKYGIEEVTNPKRVIPTTVVINGALMARLPVKTADAVPKGKIFDVMKEIDKIVVDAPVKMGDVIIKDVLGTGVDVVATKTMPRV, encoded by the coding sequence ATGAAAACTAATGTAACATGTATTTCATGCCCTTTAGGATGCCAAATGGTCGTTGAAGAAAAAGACGGCAAATACACTGTAACGGGCAACACCTGTAAAAATGGTGAAAAATATGGGATTGAAGAAGTCACCAACCCTAAACGCGTAATTCCGACCACTGTTGTGATCAACGGCGCTTTAATGGCCCGTCTGCCTGTCAAAACAGCCGACGCTGTGCCAAAGGGTAAAATCTTTGATGTCATGAAAGAAATTGATAAAATTGTCGTCGACGCTCCTGTCAAAATGGGCGATGTCATCATCAAAGACGTTTTAGGCACCGGTGTGGATGTTGTTGCGACTAAAACCATGCCACGCGTATAA
- a CDS encoding chitobiase/beta-hexosaminidase C-terminal domain-containing protein, whose protein sequence is MKKRHLIALFMILLLLIPSLSGCGKDLTTKISLESGEYYGEQEITLSNAGTGTIYYTLDGSDPRDGGNEYNPEMPLKINYDSTLKAYTKEGSSKGKVVEATYTIKNMEQTDQSSGALMFTAYIRGTYQSGDSRIIFNQDRSLEWQNGSDTGSSPYTITMSSDEDPLKATLTYINNDGKEAKYEIDANAIWQDGSLVINGTTYQPVDDEEEE, encoded by the coding sequence ATGAAAAAGAGACATTTAATCGCACTTTTTATGATTCTTTTGCTCCTGATCCCGTCGCTCAGTGGCTGCGGAAAGGATCTGACCACAAAAATATCTCTGGAATCAGGAGAATACTATGGCGAACAGGAAATCACCCTTTCAAATGCCGGAACCGGGACGATTTATTATACCCTTGACGGCTCCGACCCCAGGGACGGCGGCAATGAATATAATCCTGAAATGCCACTGAAGATCAATTATGACTCAACCCTGAAGGCTTACACAAAAGAGGGCAGCAGCAAGGGTAAGGTGGTCGAGGCTACCTACACCATTAAAAATATGGAACAGACCGATCAAAGCTCAGGCGCGCTGATGTTTACAGCCTATATCCGCGGCACCTATCAGAGCGGCGATTCCAGGATCATCTTTAACCAGGATCGTTCTCTTGAATGGCAGAACGGCTCAGATACAGGCAGCTCACCTTATACCATTACCATGTCCAGCGATGAGGACCCATTAAAGGCGACCCTTACTTACATCAATAATGATGGCAAGGAGGCTAAATACGAAATTGACGCCAATGCCATCTGGCAAGACGGCTCGCTGGTTATCAACGGAACCACTTATCAGCCTGTGGATGATGAAGAAGAGGAATAA
- a CDS encoding transcription repressor NadR, with protein MDGEQRRKEIIDVLKATKIPVSGTFLGKKFHVSRQVIVQDIALIRASCPGIISTHRGYIMTQPAYVSRVFKVSHGPEQIEDELNRIVDAGARAVDVFVRHAIYGKIEAELNVFSRRDVRLFVDKVKNHGVKPLTDITGGEHYHTVEADSENILDEVEEALWSAGILIGVE; from the coding sequence TTGGACGGAGAACAGCGGCGCAAAGAGATTATAGATGTGCTCAAAGCGACTAAAATCCCTGTATCCGGCACCTTTCTGGGGAAAAAATTTCATGTCAGCCGGCAGGTTATCGTTCAGGATATCGCCTTGATCCGGGCCAGCTGCCCGGGCATTATCTCCACACACCGCGGTTATATTATGACCCAGCCTGCTTATGTCAGCCGGGTTTTTAAAGTCAGCCACGGGCCTGAACAGATCGAGGATGAGCTTAACCGTATCGTGGATGCAGGCGCAAGGGCTGTGGATGTTTTTGTCAGACATGCCATTTACGGCAAAATTGAAGCTGAGCTCAATGTGTTTTCCAGACGGGATGTGCGCCTCTTTGTGGACAAGGTCAAAAACCATGGTGTAAAGCCTTTGACCGATATTACAGGAGGCGAGCATTATCACACCGTGGAAGCAGATTCCGAGAACATTCTGGATGAGGTGGAAGAGGCTCTTTGGAGTGCAGGTATTCTGATAGGCGTTGAATAA
- the nadC gene encoding carboxylating nicotinate-nucleotide diphosphorylase yields MNNGATIKINVDEAIMSALREDVTSEDITTNAVMREPRQGRAELICKQDGVLAGIGVFRRVFELLDDTAAFELYYEDGDKVSEGAVIGIVTGDIRCLLTGERTALNFLQRMSGIASYTRGLADVLEGSQTKLLDTRKTTPNMRVFEKYAVKVGGGHNHRYNLSDGILLKDNHIGAAGSVKKAVAMAKEYASFVRKIEVEVENLEMLEEALEAGADIIMLDNMDSETMRKAVAMVDGRAETECSGNVTLERLSEIAEIGVDYVSCGALTHSAPILDFSLKNLRPIEA; encoded by the coding sequence ATGAACAATGGTGCAACAATTAAAATAAATGTTGACGAGGCAATAATGAGTGCCCTGCGGGAGGATGTGACCAGTGAGGACATTACCACAAACGCGGTCATGCGTGAGCCCCGGCAGGGCAGGGCAGAGCTCATCTGTAAGCAGGATGGTGTGCTGGCCGGAATCGGTGTTTTCAGGCGGGTGTTTGAGCTTTTAGACGATACCGCTGCCTTTGAGCTTTACTATGAGGATGGCGATAAGGTATCAGAGGGCGCCGTTATCGGCATTGTCACCGGTGATATCCGCTGTCTGCTCACTGGCGAACGGACTGCTCTGAATTTTCTCCAGCGTATGAGCGGCATCGCTTCCTATACCAGAGGTCTGGCCGACGTGCTGGAGGGCAGCCAGACAAAGCTGTTGGATACGCGTAAAACTACGCCAAATATGCGTGTTTTTGAAAAGTACGCTGTCAAGGTTGGCGGCGGCCATAACCACCGCTATAATCTGTCAGATGGTATTCTGTTGAAGGATAACCATATCGGTGCTGCGGGAAGTGTGAAAAAGGCAGTGGCTATGGCAAAGGAGTATGCCTCTTTTGTACGCAAAATTGAGGTAGAGGTTGAAAATCTTGAAATGCTGGAGGAAGCCCTCGAGGCCGGAGCGGATATTATTATGCTGGATAACATGGACAGTGAGACCATGAGAAAAGCAGTGGCGATGGTTGACGGCCGTGCCGAGACGGAGTGTTCAGGTAATGTTACCCTTGAACGTCTGAGTGAGATTGCTGAGATTGGCGTCGATTATGTCTCCTGCGGTGCGCTGACGCATTCTGCACCCATTCTGGACTTTTCACTCAAGAATCTCAGGCCTATTGAAGCGTAG
- a CDS encoding L-aspartate oxidase, whose translation MKNHADVIIVGTGAAGLFCALKLPQHLRIIMITKDEAENSDSFLAQGGICMLKSPEDYKSYYEDTMKAGHYQNDPQAVSVMINSSPHIIDELVHYGVDFRREGSAFAFTREGAHSTPRILFHDDVTGREITSKLLEQVKTRKNIEFHEFTTMIDLICENNRCSGIIARSKTGDTFPLYAENIVLATGGLGGLFRYSTNYPHITGDALGIAIRHGIAVKNINYIQIHPTTLYSQKPGRSFLISESVRGEGGILLNAKGERFVNELLPRDLLTEAIEKQKAIDHKEYVRLSVVHLGAEAIKGRFPNIYRHCLEEGYDMTREPIPVTPAQHYFMGGIEVDLDSRTSFKNLYAVGETSCNGVHGANRLASNSLLESLVFAERAARHIAAEPRRSMAFGLRAPSILPAPEVVPDYKSLILEEIKREDTHFYEQWCNN comes from the coding sequence ATGAAGAATCATGCCGATGTTATTATCGTCGGAACCGGAGCGGCAGGCCTGTTTTGCGCCCTTAAGCTGCCCCAGCATTTGAGAATTATCATGATTACCAAGGATGAGGCTGAAAACAGCGATTCCTTCCTGGCTCAGGGCGGTATCTGTATGCTAAAGAGCCCTGAAGACTATAAAAGTTATTATGAGGATACCATGAAAGCCGGCCATTACCAGAATGACCCACAGGCTGTATCAGTGATGATCAACAGCTCACCTCACATCATTGACGAGCTGGTTCACTACGGTGTGGATTTCAGGCGGGAGGGCAGCGCATTTGCCTTTACCCGTGAGGGAGCCCACTCTACCCCCAGAATCCTGTTTCACGATGATGTGACCGGCAGGGAAATCACCAGCAAGCTGTTGGAACAGGTAAAAACTCGGAAAAACATTGAATTTCATGAATTTACCACCATGATCGATCTGATCTGCGAAAACAACCGGTGCTCTGGTATTATAGCCAGGAGCAAAACAGGTGACACCTTTCCGCTTTATGCGGAAAACATTGTACTGGCCACAGGGGGCCTTGGCGGTCTGTTCCGCTATTCCACCAACTACCCCCACATTACCGGGGACGCTTTGGGCATTGCCATCCGTCATGGCATTGCGGTAAAAAACATCAATTATATCCAGATTCACCCTACCACTCTGTATTCCCAGAAGCCGGGTCGTTCCTTCCTGATTTCCGAATCCGTCAGGGGAGAGGGCGGTATCCTATTAAACGCCAAGGGCGAGCGCTTTGTCAATGAGCTGCTTCCCAGAGATCTGCTGACTGAGGCCATTGAGAAGCAGAAAGCCATCGATCACAAGGAGTATGTGCGTTTATCTGTGGTCCATCTCGGGGCAGAGGCCATTAAGGGACGCTTCCCCAATATTTACAGGCATTGTCTGGAGGAGGGCTACGATATGACAAGGGAACCTATCCCGGTCACACCGGCACAGCATTACTTTATGGGCGGTATTGAGGTCGACCTGGACAGCCGCACCTCCTTTAAAAATCTGTACGCAGTGGGGGAAACCAGCTGCAACGGCGTTCACGGGGCCAATCGGCTCGCCAGCAATTCTCTGTTGGAGAGCCTGGTTTTTGCAGAAAGGGCAGCCCGGCATATTGCGGCAGAGCCGCGGCGCAGCATGGCCTTTGGGCTGCGGGCGCCCTCGATCCTGCCAGCGCCTGAAGTGGTTCCAGACTACAAATCATTGATATTAGAAGAAATTAAGAGAGAGGACACACATTTTTATGAACAATGGTGCAACAATTAA
- the nadA gene encoding quinolinate synthase NadA: protein MNEMVERILELKKEKDVVILAHYYVTGDIQDIADYVGDSYLLSKKAAEASEKVILFCGVEFMGESAKILSPDKTVLLPDLEADCPMAHMVTPEDIRKLKKECPDAAVVCYINSTAETKAWADVCVTSSNAERVVAAMPQREIYFVPDSNLGRHIAEKLPEKTFYFHNGFCPTHARISEALVRKAKEDHPGAKVLMHPECIPDALALADYIGSTSGIIDFPGKDGGDSYIIATEEGVMHQMKKQYPDKAFYMVDDLCICENMKKNTLEKILHTLETLDNTMEMDEELRVQASRSLKKMHELAQ from the coding sequence ATGAACGAAATGGTTGAGCGGATTTTAGAGCTCAAAAAAGAAAAGGATGTTGTGATTCTGGCCCATTACTACGTGACCGGAGACATCCAGGATATAGCTGATTATGTGGGAGACTCCTACCTGCTCAGCAAAAAAGCAGCAGAGGCCAGTGAAAAGGTCATCCTGTTCTGCGGCGTTGAATTTATGGGAGAGAGTGCGAAGATCCTGAGTCCGGACAAAACCGTGCTCCTGCCGGATCTGGAGGCCGACTGCCCAATGGCCCACATGGTAACGCCTGAGGATATCCGAAAGCTCAAAAAAGAGTGCCCTGACGCGGCTGTGGTCTGCTATATCAACTCAACCGCCGAAACCAAAGCCTGGGCCGATGTCTGCGTCACTTCGTCCAACGCTGAGCGCGTCGTGGCCGCCATGCCTCAGAGGGAAATCTACTTCGTACCGGATTCCAATCTTGGCCGCCACATCGCTGAAAAGCTGCCGGAAAAAACCTTCTATTTCCACAATGGCTTCTGTCCAACACATGCCCGTATCAGCGAAGCCCTTGTCAGAAAAGCAAAGGAAGACCATCCCGGAGCCAAGGTGCTCATGCACCCCGAATGCATCCCAGATGCACTGGCGCTGGCCGATTATATCGGAAGCACCTCAGGTATCATCGACTTCCCCGGAAAGGATGGCGGCGACAGCTACATCATCGCTACCGAGGAGGGCGTCATGCACCAGATGAAAAAGCAGTACCCGGACAAGGCCTTTTATATGGTCGATGACCTCTGTATCTGCGAGAATATGAAAAAAAATACCCTGGAAAAAATTCTGCATACCCTGGAAACCCTTGACAATACAATGGAGATGGATGAGGAACTGCGTGTGCAGGCGTCCCGTTCCCTTAAAAAAATGCACGAGTTAGCACAGTAA